In the Synechococcus sp. Nb3U1 genome, one interval contains:
- a CDS encoding nitroreductase family protein, producing MDALTALKARISANKFDTDRSLSEAEIKELVAYATEASSAYNIQHWRFVAVTEPEAKERLKSVAYNQQKVADAPVVFIILGDLQGYEKMAQIVEQTVAAGILPAEKAEGWVKMAQSSYRNNATLARDEAIRSGAMAAMALMIAVQAKGLVSGPMIGFDPEGVKREFRISERYVPVMLLPVGYAAPGNWPRKPRLSVDEVLAFGQGREF from the coding sequence ATGGACGCCCTAACTGCCCTGAAAGCGCGCATCTCCGCCAACAAGTTCGACACTGACCGCAGTTTATCCGAAGCCGAAATCAAAGAGCTGGTTGCCTATGCAACAGAAGCGTCATCCGCCTACAACATTCAGCACTGGCGATTTGTCGCCGTCACGGAGCCAGAGGCCAAAGAGCGCCTCAAATCGGTAGCCTACAACCAACAGAAAGTCGCGGATGCGCCGGTGGTGTTTATCATCCTGGGGGATCTGCAAGGCTACGAAAAGATGGCTCAGATCGTTGAGCAGACCGTTGCTGCAGGGATCCTCCCCGCTGAGAAGGCCGAAGGTTGGGTGAAAATGGCCCAGAGTTCCTACCGCAACAATGCCACTTTGGCGCGGGATGAGGCGATTCGCTCAGGGGCAATGGCCGCCATGGCTTTAATGATTGCCGTGCAAGCGAAAGGACTGGTGAGCGGACCGATGATCGGGTTTGACCCGGAGGGGGTCAAACGGGAATTCAGGATTTCGGAACGCTATGTGCCAGTGATGTTGCTGCCCGTCGGATATGCTGCACCAGGAAATTGGCCACGGAAGCCCCGTTTGAGTGTGGATGAGGTGCTGGCCTTTGGGCAAGGGCGAGAGTTTTAG
- a CDS encoding NAD(P)H-quinone oxidoreductase subunit 4 codes for MNEFPWLTTVIFYPIVASLFIPLIPAPAGDPSTRAHAQKLAERIRWFALFIGVTDLLILLAGFYYGYDPSQTGLQLFERYTWVPQVGLSWSVGADGLSMPLILLTAFITTLAILASWPVTLKPRLFYFLMLAMYGGQIGVFAVQDMLLFFLMWELELIPVYLLLSIWGGKNRLYAATKFILYTALSSLFILVAALAMAFYGNTISFDMTDLAQKTYPLTFQLLIYGAFLIAYGVKLPIFPLHTWLPDAHGEATAPVHMLLAGILLKMGGYALLRMNVGMLPEAHLYFAPVLIVLGVVNIIFAALTSFAQRNLKRKIAYSSISHMGFVLIGIGCLTEIGMSGAMLQMISHGLIGASLFFLVGATYDRTHTLELEEMGGVGLKMPKIFSMFTACSLASLALPGMSGFVAEIMVFIGMATTDAYSGPFKVVVVFLAAVGVILTPIYLLSMLRQIFFGPENKELTEHEELVDAEPREVFIIACLLIPIIGIGLYPKLVTTLYDPSTNALVATLRQELPPPPTETVALAPALYD; via the coding sequence TTGAACGAGTTTCCCTGGCTGACGACGGTGATTTTCTACCCGATTGTCGCCTCCCTATTCATTCCGCTGATCCCGGCTCCGGCAGGGGATCCTAGCACCCGCGCCCATGCCCAAAAGCTGGCGGAACGGATTCGCTGGTTTGCATTGTTCATCGGGGTGACGGATCTGCTGATTCTGTTGGCCGGTTTTTACTACGGCTATGATCCCAGCCAGACAGGGTTACAACTGTTTGAGCGCTACACCTGGGTGCCTCAGGTGGGCCTGAGCTGGTCGGTGGGGGCGGATGGCCTCTCCATGCCCCTGATTTTGTTGACAGCCTTCATTACCACCCTGGCAATCCTGGCCTCCTGGCCCGTCACCCTCAAACCCCGCCTGTTTTATTTCCTGATGTTGGCCATGTATGGTGGACAGATCGGGGTGTTTGCCGTGCAGGATATGCTGCTCTTTTTTCTGATGTGGGAATTGGAGCTCATCCCGGTTTATCTGTTGCTCTCCATCTGGGGTGGGAAAAACCGTCTCTATGCAGCCACCAAGTTCATCCTCTACACCGCCCTCAGCTCCCTCTTTATTTTGGTAGCGGCTTTGGCCATGGCCTTCTACGGCAACACCATCAGCTTTGACATGACGGATCTGGCTCAGAAAACCTATCCCCTCACCTTCCAGTTGCTCATTTACGGAGCCTTTCTGATTGCCTATGGCGTGAAACTGCCGATTTTCCCTCTGCACACCTGGCTGCCGGATGCTCATGGGGAAGCCACAGCGCCCGTCCACATGCTGCTGGCTGGGATCCTCCTGAAAATGGGCGGCTATGCCCTCCTGCGCATGAATGTGGGAATGCTACCGGAGGCCCATCTTTACTTTGCGCCGGTGTTGATTGTATTGGGGGTGGTGAATATCATCTTTGCTGCCTTGACCTCTTTTGCTCAGCGCAACCTGAAGCGCAAAATTGCCTATTCTTCCATCAGCCACATGGGCTTTGTGTTGATCGGTATCGGCTGCCTGACGGAAATCGGCATGAGCGGGGCAATGTTGCAGATGATCTCCCATGGGTTGATCGGGGCTAGTCTCTTCTTCTTGGTGGGGGCCACCTACGATCGCACCCACACGCTGGAGCTAGAGGAGATGGGGGGCGTGGGCTTGAAAATGCCCAAGATCTTTTCTATGTTCACCGCCTGTTCGCTGGCCTCTCTGGCGCTGCCGGGCATGAGTGGCTTTGTGGCCGAGATCATGGTGTTTATCGGCATGGCCACCACCGACGCCTACTCGGGCCCCTTTAAGGTGGTGGTGGTGTTTCTGGCGGCGGTTGGGGTGATCTTGACCCCCATCTACTTGCTATCCATGTTGCGGCAGATCTTCTTTGGCCCTGAAAACAAAGAGCTGACCGAGCACGAGGAATTGGTGGACGCCGAACCTCGTGAGGTGTTCATCATCGCCTGCTTGCTCATCCCGATAATCGGCATTGGGCTGTATCCGAAATTGGTCACCACTCTCTACGACCCATCCACCAACGCTCTGGTGGCCACCCTACGGCAAGAACTCCCCCCGCCACCCACCGAAACAGTGGCCTTGGCTCCTGCCCTCTACGACTGA
- a CDS encoding isoaspartyl peptidase/L-asparaginase codes for MPQPKLIIHGGAGSALDGETSVENVRGSLRRVVESTYELLRSGQSAEAAVLHACQLLEDDPLYNAGTGSVLQSDGQIRMSAALMNGTSQSFSGVINVSRVQHPILMAQALQSSPDRVVAEQGAAELARELKLPLYDPATLKRVQEWLQLRQEHPPARVLTSLAMGTIGAVALDQQGHISVGTSTGGRGFERLGRVSDSATPAGTYASAVAGVSCTGVGEDILDESLAARIVVRVEDGMSLKAAVAKSFQEARQRNRAFGAIALSCSGEIVWDTTTDMLLAAYHDGQGIGLTL; via the coding sequence ATGCCTCAGCCCAAACTGATCATCCACGGCGGAGCTGGTAGCGCCCTGGATGGCGAAACCAGTGTGGAAAACGTGAGGGGATCCCTGCGGCGAGTGGTGGAGAGCACCTATGAATTGCTGCGGTCAGGACAAAGTGCTGAGGCGGCGGTGCTGCATGCCTGTCAATTGCTAGAAGATGATCCCCTCTACAATGCCGGTACAGGGTCGGTGCTGCAATCGGACGGACAAATTCGCATGAGTGCCGCCCTCATGAACGGGACCAGCCAGTCCTTCAGCGGGGTGATCAACGTCAGCCGCGTTCAGCATCCGATCCTGATGGCGCAGGCTTTACAATCAAGCCCCGACCGAGTGGTGGCCGAACAGGGTGCCGCTGAACTGGCACGGGAACTGAAATTACCGCTCTACGACCCGGCCACCTTAAAACGGGTTCAGGAATGGTTGCAGTTGCGCCAAGAGCATCCTCCGGCGCGGGTGCTCACCTCTTTGGCCATGGGCACAATTGGGGCGGTGGCCCTGGATCAACAGGGGCACATTTCGGTGGGAACCTCCACCGGCGGGCGCGGCTTCGAGCGCTTGGGGCGGGTGAGTGATTCCGCCACTCCGGCGGGCACCTATGCCAGTGCTGTGGCGGGAGTCAGTTGTACCGGTGTGGGGGAAGACATTTTGGATGAGAGCCTAGCGGCGCGGATCGTGGTGCGGGTGGAGGATGGAATGAGCTTGAAAGCCGCGGTGGCCAAGTCTTTTCAAGAGGCCCGTCAGCGCAACCGGGCTTTTGGGGCCATTGCCCTGTCTTGCTCTGGCGAGATTGTCTGGGATACCACCACCGATATGCTCTTGGCCGCTTACCACGATGGGCAGGGGATCGGCCTCACCCTCTGA